In a genomic window of Variovorax paradoxus:
- the tssA gene encoding type VI secretion system protein TssA: MLTNELADALLIPIGDSAPSGTDLEYDADFTALVTASQGKPEQQFGDTVIPAVEPDWRSVAEQSDAILRRSKDVRAAVLMLRAATRLQGVPGFVAGLRLLTGLLDRFWDGIHPTLDADDDNDPTMRLNALAPLNDETMVLRDLYDAQVGAAPGVGSIRVRDIAVVQGTLAANGEPLYSAPQLQAGLEALQAAQPERIEAAIGAPALIDQLQALLVERTGRSDAIDLGALRTIARTVQKACGAAIGAPEEAGAADAADGGEAVAGGGAARPAAARGEIQTREDALKMLDRVIRFLETTEPGNPAPLLIERAKKLIGVSFLEIMANLAPNALDTIENVTGRRASD, from the coding sequence ATGCTCACCAACGAACTCGCAGATGCACTGCTCATACCGATCGGCGACAGCGCGCCGAGCGGCACCGACCTCGAGTACGACGCGGACTTCACCGCGCTCGTGACCGCGTCGCAGGGCAAGCCCGAACAGCAGTTCGGCGACACCGTCATTCCCGCGGTGGAGCCGGACTGGCGCAGCGTGGCCGAGCAGTCGGACGCGATCCTGCGCCGCAGCAAGGACGTGCGCGCCGCCGTGCTGATGCTGCGTGCCGCCACCCGGTTGCAGGGCGTGCCCGGCTTCGTCGCCGGCCTGCGCCTTCTGACCGGATTGCTCGACCGCTTCTGGGACGGCATACATCCAACGCTCGATGCCGACGACGACAACGATCCGACGATGCGCCTGAACGCGCTCGCGCCGTTGAACGACGAGACCATGGTGCTGCGCGACCTCTACGACGCCCAGGTGGGGGCGGCGCCGGGCGTGGGCTCGATCCGCGTGCGCGACATCGCGGTGGTGCAGGGCACGCTCGCGGCGAACGGCGAGCCGCTCTATTCCGCGCCGCAGCTGCAGGCCGGCCTCGAGGCCCTGCAGGCCGCGCAGCCCGAGCGCATCGAGGCCGCGATCGGCGCGCCGGCCCTGATCGACCAGCTGCAGGCGCTGCTGGTGGAGCGCACCGGCCGTTCCGATGCCATCGACCTGGGCGCACTGCGCACCATCGCGCGCACCGTGCAGAAGGCCTGCGGCGCCGCGATCGGCGCGCCCGAGGAAGCCGGCGCGGCGGACGCGGCGGACGGCGGCGAAGCCGTGGCGGGCGGTGGCGCTGCACGCCCCGCGGCCGCGCGCGGCGAGATCCAGACCCGCGAGGACGCGCTGAAGATGCTCGACCGCGTGATCCGCTTCCTCGAGACCACCGAGCCCGGCAATCCCGCGCCGCTCCTGATCGAGCGCGCCAAGAAGCTGATCGGCGTGAGCTTCCTCGAGATCATGGCCAACCTCGCGCCGAACGCGCTCGACACGATCGAGAACGTGACCGGTCGCCGCGCCTCGGACTGA
- the tssJ gene encoding type VI secretion system lipoprotein TssJ translates to MRALGTHHSSYGGLLATASRRHVAAFGLAAAGLFLAGCASKPPPEVKTPVSLTLVAGPDANPDARGRASPLTVRAYILKTPGAFEGADFFSLFEKDQATLGAELVQREETLLRPGESRKFDFVLQPDAKMIGVMGAFRDLDRARWREVRPLEVGKINTITVTYGARQIRIDQKAEPIKEK, encoded by the coding sequence ATGCGAGCGCTCGGTACACACCATTCGTCCTATGGAGGCCTGCTGGCCACGGCTTCGCGCCGGCACGTGGCGGCCTTCGGCCTCGCTGCCGCGGGGCTCTTTCTCGCGGGCTGCGCGAGCAAGCCGCCACCCGAAGTGAAGACGCCGGTGTCGCTGACGCTGGTGGCGGGCCCCGATGCCAATCCCGACGCGCGCGGCCGCGCATCGCCGCTCACCGTGCGCGCCTACATCCTCAAGACGCCGGGTGCCTTCGAGGGCGCCGACTTCTTCTCGCTGTTCGAGAAGGACCAGGCCACGCTCGGCGCCGAGCTGGTGCAGCGCGAGGAGACGCTGCTGCGACCCGGCGAGAGCCGCAAGTTCGACTTCGTGCTGCAGCCCGACGCCAAGATGATCGGCGTGATGGGCGCATTCCGCGACCTCGACCGCGCGCGCTGGCGCGAGGTGCGCCCGCTCGAGGTCGGCAAGATCAACACCATCACCGTGACCTACGGTGCGCGCCAGATCCGCATCGATCAGAAGGCCGAGCCGATCAAGGAGAAGTAG
- a CDS encoding serine/threonine-protein phosphatase: MEIEIVTLSRQGGRSYNEDVHGHWHDERHVACLVADGAGGHGGGDVAAATVRASVLGAFSAGPSLDAGVLRALIEQANRDVVTRQAEGGTLAGMRSTVVFAAIDLEIHALAWVHSGDSRAYLFRGGAIVARTTDHSLVQQMVAGGMLDEEGARLHPQRNMLLSALGSLEEEPDIAVSDRMRLLPGDVLLLCSDGVWEPLGDECLVETLHASRTPSQWVEQIEAQIVARAKPGHDNYTALTLWVIDAAEDETRLLPVEAQPEPGDPEDTVLG; the protein is encoded by the coding sequence TTGGAAATCGAAATCGTCACGCTGTCCCGCCAGGGCGGCCGCAGCTACAACGAAGACGTTCATGGCCATTGGCACGACGAGCGCCATGTGGCCTGCCTGGTGGCCGACGGCGCCGGCGGCCATGGCGGCGGCGACGTGGCGGCGGCCACGGTGCGCGCGAGCGTGCTGGGCGCGTTCTCGGCCGGCCCCAGCCTCGACGCGGGCGTGCTGCGCGCCTTGATCGAGCAGGCCAACCGCGACGTGGTGACGCGCCAGGCCGAGGGCGGCACGCTGGCGGGCATGCGCTCGACGGTGGTGTTCGCGGCCATCGACCTCGAGATCCATGCGCTGGCCTGGGTGCACAGCGGCGACAGCCGGGCCTACCTGTTCCGCGGCGGCGCGATCGTCGCGCGCACCACCGACCACAGCCTGGTGCAGCAGATGGTGGCCGGCGGCATGCTCGACGAGGAGGGCGCGCGCCTGCATCCGCAGCGCAACATGCTGCTGTCGGCGCTGGGCTCGCTCGAGGAGGAACCCGACATCGCGGTGTCGGACCGCATGCGGCTCCTGCCGGGCGACGTGCTGCTGCTGTGCAGCGACGGCGTGTGGGAGCCGCTGGGCGACGAATGCCTGGTCGAGACCCTGCATGCCTCGCGCACGCCCAGCCAGTGGGTCGAGCAGATCGAGGCGCAGATCGTCGCGCGCGCGAAGCCGGGGCACGACAACTACACGGCGCTCACGCTGTGGGTGATCGACGCCGCCGAGGACGAGACGCGGCTGCTGCCGGTCGAGGCGCAGCCCGAGCCGGGCGATCCCGAAGACACCGTCCTCGGTTGA
- a CDS encoding pentapeptide repeat-containing protein, giving the protein MSAELLSLGAGLGETFEGQDFEGGHYAKSFLGGGLFTACRWNGADLRGADVREAVFDQCAMAGTLFAGANLRHAVFNRCKLDHADFRNANLHTATFNECDLSHAQFGDAALSMARFHGCVLDHAGMQRAGLESTVFSSSKLLDVNADHTQWLHTVVTGCDLARMTWAGASMTRAVFSNQALPNRRFDGCRLEGCQFNGADLGGSSFAGVQLNQCNFQGAKLDGCDFSEVKAPHAVFCDAAGEGVRFTKAQLTQSLFTGAVLPGAHFGGARLHQCHFAQARLARAVFVTADCTYADFRHADLQGADLRDAELFRAVFHAAQLQDAQFTDRSRALGTDAELARAEQWSAA; this is encoded by the coding sequence GTGAGCGCGGAACTGCTGTCGCTGGGCGCCGGCCTGGGCGAGACCTTCGAGGGCCAGGACTTCGAAGGCGGCCACTATGCGAAGAGTTTTCTCGGCGGCGGCCTGTTCACCGCCTGCCGCTGGAATGGCGCGGACCTGCGCGGCGCGGACGTGCGCGAAGCCGTGTTCGACCAGTGCGCGATGGCCGGCACGCTGTTCGCCGGCGCCAACCTGCGCCATGCGGTGTTCAACCGCTGCAAGCTCGACCATGCCGACTTCCGCAACGCGAACCTGCACACCGCCACCTTCAACGAGTGCGACCTGTCGCATGCGCAGTTCGGCGACGCGGCATTGAGCATGGCGCGCTTCCACGGCTGCGTGCTCGACCATGCGGGAATGCAGCGCGCGGGCCTGGAATCGACCGTGTTCTCGAGCTCGAAGCTGCTCGACGTGAATGCCGACCACACGCAGTGGCTGCACACGGTGGTCACCGGCTGCGACCTGGCACGCATGACCTGGGCCGGGGCGTCGATGACCCGCGCGGTGTTCTCGAACCAGGCGCTGCCGAACCGCCGCTTCGATGGATGCCGGCTCGAGGGGTGCCAGTTCAACGGCGCCGACCTCGGCGGCAGCAGCTTCGCGGGCGTGCAGCTGAATCAGTGCAACTTCCAGGGCGCCAAGCTCGATGGCTGCGACTTCTCCGAGGTGAAGGCACCGCATGCGGTCTTCTGCGACGCGGCGGGCGAGGGCGTGCGCTTCACGAAGGCCCAGTTGACGCAGTCGCTGTTCACCGGCGCCGTGCTGCCGGGCGCGCACTTCGGCGGCGCGCGGCTGCACCAGTGCCATTTCGCGCAGGCCAGGCTGGCCCGCGCCGTGTTCGTCACCGCCGACTGCACCTACGCCGATTTCCGCCATGCCGACCTGCAGGGCGCCGACCTGCGCGATGCCGAGCTGTTCCGCGCCGTCTTCCATGCCGCGCAACTGCAGGACGCGCAGTTCACCGACCGCAGCCGCGCGCTCGGCACCGATGCCGAACTCGCGCGCGCCGAGCAATGGAGCGCCGCCTGA
- the tssB gene encoding type VI secretion system contractile sheath small subunit, which translates to MAKSSQKFIARNRAPRVQIEYDVELYGAEKKIQLPFVMGVLADLSGKPADPLAPVTDRKFLEFDVDNFDSRMKAMKPRAAFAVENSLTGEGELKVELTFENMEDFSPAAVARKVGALNKLLEARTQLSNLVTYMDGKNGAEELLAKVLEDPALLQSLAATKKPEDGTTPPAA; encoded by the coding sequence ATGGCCAAGAGCAGTCAGAAATTCATCGCCCGCAACCGGGCGCCCCGGGTGCAGATCGAATACGACGTCGAACTCTACGGCGCCGAGAAGAAGATCCAGCTGCCCTTCGTGATGGGCGTGCTGGCCGATCTGTCGGGCAAGCCCGCCGACCCGCTGGCGCCCGTGACCGACCGCAAGTTCCTCGAGTTCGACGTCGACAACTTCGACTCGCGCATGAAGGCCATGAAGCCGCGCGCGGCCTTCGCGGTCGAGAACTCGCTGACCGGCGAGGGCGAGCTCAAGGTCGAGCTGACCTTCGAGAACATGGAGGACTTCTCGCCCGCCGCCGTGGCCCGCAAGGTCGGCGCGCTCAACAAGCTGCTCGAGGCGCGCACCCAGCTGTCGAACCTCGTCACCTACATGGACGGCAAGAACGGCGCCGAGGAACTGCTGGCCAAGGTGCTCGAGGACCCGGCGCTGCTGCAGTCGCTGGCCGCGACCAAGAAGCCCGAGGACGGCACCACCCCGCCGGCCGCCTGA
- a CDS encoding type VI secretion system tube protein Hcp: protein MASDFHIKFDGVTGEATHKDHKDEIEILSWSWDVANTSGAASGGGSGKGKAQPGFFTFVHIFDKASPVLAKNCVSGKHFKDAVLTCRKSGDGQGEYLKVTMKEVFISNVAPAGSQGGDVLENVVVTYKDIEFAYKAQNDKGATTGDVKFGWNVATTETR from the coding sequence ATGGCATCCGATTTCCACATCAAGTTCGACGGCGTCACCGGCGAGGCCACCCACAAGGATCACAAGGACGAGATCGAGATCCTGTCGTGGTCGTGGGACGTGGCGAACACCTCCGGCGCGGCATCGGGCGGCGGCTCGGGCAAGGGCAAGGCGCAGCCCGGCTTCTTCACCTTCGTCCACATCTTCGACAAGGCCTCGCCCGTGCTGGCCAAGAACTGCGTCAGCGGCAAGCACTTCAAGGACGCGGTGCTGACCTGCCGCAAGTCCGGCGACGGCCAGGGCGAGTACCTCAAGGTCACGATGAAGGAAGTCTTCATCTCGAACGTGGCCCCGGCCGGTTCGCAAGGCGGCGACGTGCTCGAGAACGTGGTCGTGACCTACAAGGACATCGAGTTCGCCTACAAGGCCCAGAACGACAAGGGCGCCACCACCGGCGACGTCAAGTTCGGCTGGAACGTGGCCACCACCGAGACCCGCTGA
- a CDS encoding DUF3540 domain-containing protein encodes MTTLLSTRRPTRVASPVSPAPKASATPAAGWHRATVSADPATGLRLRVGTHEVSARQAFSCLVALQRGDTVAALLDEGAQWWVMSVLEREGTQDVVLRSEGSLALEAPVLRARASESLELAAPQVRLQCEQADAVGDRLNLIGGAMKAIGATLSTLFDRAHHHAGQHLRTTEGLDRTQAQHLELQAKQLLQIHAEHALIEGEQLVKARGGQIHFG; translated from the coding sequence ATGACCACCCTTCTTTCCACGCGCCGGCCCACCCGGGTCGCGTCGCCTGTGTCGCCCGCACCGAAGGCTTCGGCCACGCCGGCCGCCGGCTGGCACCGCGCCACCGTCTCGGCCGATCCGGCCACCGGGCTGCGATTGCGCGTCGGCACGCACGAGGTGTCCGCGCGCCAGGCCTTCAGCTGCCTGGTCGCGCTGCAGCGCGGCGACACCGTGGCGGCGCTGCTCGACGAGGGCGCGCAGTGGTGGGTGATGTCCGTGCTCGAGCGCGAGGGCACGCAGGACGTGGTGCTGCGCAGCGAGGGATCGCTGGCGCTCGAGGCGCCCGTGCTTCGCGCGCGCGCGTCCGAGTCGCTCGAGCTCGCCGCGCCGCAGGTGCGGCTGCAGTGCGAGCAGGCCGACGCGGTCGGCGACCGGCTGAACCTGATCGGCGGCGCGATGAAGGCGATCGGCGCCACGCTGTCGACCCTGTTCGATCGCGCGCACCACCACGCCGGGCAACACCTGCGCACCACCGAGGGCCTGGACCGCACGCAGGCGCAGCACCTGGAGCTGCAGGCGAAGCAGCTGCTGCAGATCCACGCCGAGCACGCGCTGATCGAGGGCGAGCAGCTGGTCAAGGCGCGCGGCGGCCAGATCCACTTCGGCTGA
- a CDS encoding DUF4150 domain-containing protein, producing MFANCQMMGTDMGFPDVCLTPTPAGPVPIPYPNIAMGPMAIPNCPTILFMCMPAHNLATTIPMTNGDNVGVNMGVASGTVMGPSRHVTGAFTVLLNGMPASRLTSVSLQNSTNCPGVRLVPSQALVLLLAP from the coding sequence ATGTTCGCCAACTGCCAGATGATGGGCACCGACATGGGATTTCCCGATGTCTGCCTCACGCCCACGCCCGCCGGACCGGTGCCGATCCCCTATCCCAACATCGCGATGGGGCCGATGGCGATTCCGAACTGCCCCACGATCCTGTTCATGTGCATGCCGGCCCACAACCTGGCTACCACCATCCCGATGACCAACGGCGACAACGTGGGCGTGAACATGGGCGTGGCCTCGGGCACCGTGATGGGACCGTCGCGCCATGTCACCGGCGCCTTCACCGTGCTGCTCAACGGCATGCCGGCCTCGCGCCTGACGAGCGTGTCGCTGCAGAACAGCACCAACTGCCCGGGCGTTCGCCTGGTGCCGAGCCAGGCGCTGGTGCTGCTGCTGGCGCCCTGA
- the tssC gene encoding type VI secretion system contractile sheath large subunit codes for MAEALEQSALKDVAYAGSDFSSLLQKEFKPRSDEAKSAVEAAVLTLAQQALANTEVIGKDVTKSIQSMIAAIDAKLTEQVNRIIHHPDYQKLESAWRGLHYMVNNTETDENLKIRVMDISKQELAKNLKKFKGAAWDQSPMFKKIYEQEYGQFGGEPFGAIVGDYHFDQSPPDVELLGEMAKIAASAHAPFITGASPNLMQMESWQELANPRDLTKIFLTPEYAGWRSLRESDDAKYLGLCMPRFLARTPYGANTNPVEEFDFEEDTAGADHSKYAWANAAYAMATNINRSYKLYGWGSRIRGIESGGAVENLPLHTFPSDDGGVDQKCPTEIAISDRREAELSKAGLLSLIHRKNSDFAAFIGAQSLHKPAEYDDPDATANANLAARLPYLFACNRFAHYLKCIVRDKVGSFKERDEMQRWLNKWIMNYVDGDPANSSEVTKAQKPLAAAEVVVEEVEGNPGYYSSKFFLRPHYQLEGLTVSLRLVSKLPSAKGAA; via the coding sequence ATGGCCGAAGCACTCGAACAGAGCGCGTTGAAAGACGTCGCGTACGCGGGCAGCGACTTTTCGTCGCTGCTGCAGAAGGAATTCAAGCCGCGCAGCGACGAAGCCAAGAGCGCGGTCGAAGCCGCCGTGCTCACGCTGGCCCAGCAGGCGCTGGCCAACACCGAGGTCATCGGCAAGGACGTCACGAAGTCGATCCAGTCGATGATCGCGGCGATCGACGCCAAGCTCACCGAGCAGGTCAACCGGATCATCCACCACCCCGACTACCAGAAGCTCGAGAGTGCGTGGCGCGGCCTGCACTACATGGTGAACAACACCGAGACCGACGAGAACCTGAAGATCCGGGTGATGGACATCTCGAAGCAGGAGCTTGCCAAGAACCTCAAGAAGTTCAAGGGCGCGGCCTGGGACCAGAGCCCGATGTTCAAGAAGATCTACGAACAGGAATACGGCCAGTTCGGCGGCGAGCCCTTCGGCGCGATCGTCGGCGACTACCACTTCGACCAGAGCCCGCCCGACGTCGAGCTGCTCGGCGAGATGGCCAAGATCGCCGCCTCGGCCCACGCCCCCTTCATCACCGGCGCAAGCCCGAACCTGATGCAGATGGAGTCGTGGCAGGAGCTCGCCAACCCGCGCGACCTGACCAAGATCTTCCTCACGCCCGAGTACGCGGGCTGGCGCTCGCTGCGCGAGTCGGACGACGCGAAGTACCTGGGCCTGTGCATGCCGCGCTTCCTGGCGCGCACGCCCTACGGCGCCAACACCAACCCGGTGGAGGAGTTCGACTTCGAGGAGGACACCGCCGGCGCCGACCACAGCAAGTACGCCTGGGCCAACGCGGCCTATGCGATGGCCACCAACATCAACCGCTCGTACAAGCTTTACGGCTGGGGTTCGCGCATCCGCGGCATCGAGTCGGGCGGCGCGGTCGAGAACCTGCCGCTGCACACCTTCCCGAGCGACGACGGCGGCGTGGACCAGAAGTGCCCGACCGAGATCGCGATCAGCGACCGGCGCGAGGCCGAGCTCTCGAAGGCCGGCCTGCTGTCGCTGATCCACCGCAAGAACTCCGACTTCGCGGCCTTCATCGGCGCCCAGTCGCTGCACAAGCCGGCCGAGTACGACGATCCCGACGCCACCGCCAACGCCAACCTGGCCGCGCGCCTGCCCTACCTGTTCGCCTGCAACCGCTTCGCGCACTACCTCAAGTGCATCGTGCGCGACAAGGTCGGCTCGTTCAAGGAACGCGACGAGATGCAGCGCTGGCTCAACAAGTGGATCATGAACTACGTCGACGGCGACCCGGCGAACTCGTCCGAGGTCACCAAGGCCCAGAAGCCGCTGGCCGCGGCCGAGGTGGTGGTCGAGGAGGTGGAAGGCAATCCCGGCTACTACTCCTCCAAGTTCTTCCTGCGCCCGCACTACCAGCTCGAGGGCCTGACGGTCTCGCTGCGCCTGGTCTCCAAGCTGCCGTCCGCCAAGGGCGCGGCATAG